In the Flavobacterium acetivorans genome, one interval contains:
- a CDS encoding nucleotidyl transferase AbiEii/AbiGii toxin family protein, producing the protein MKAVTPAIIKAIIELQTLPTVSKFTLGGGTNLALQFNHRVSDDIDFFYDGIIGKEGFKNIENEVKNYFGTKTKSFDDPCDINDQYCFLRFFLDLEDGVTIKVEMLQNMKNLFEVEVNQGISLLSKRDIGLFKLISTSNRSTKKDIYDLDFITDSISLIDLYEDLKVKTLKFNKEEDKTIFDLSKNKTPIDNPELLLKFDDNSDYSKFPSHTNDTIQIIEGSKTWIEAKISWRSKVRRLYSHLGKDFPGPKGIKIK; encoded by the coding sequence ATGAAGGCAGTTACTCCAGCAATAATAAAAGCCATTATAGAATTACAAACATTACCAACAGTATCAAAATTTACTTTAGGGGGTGGTACAAATCTAGCATTACAATTCAATCATAGAGTTTCTGATGATATTGATTTCTTTTACGATGGAATAATTGGCAAAGAGGGGTTTAAAAACATCGAAAATGAAGTCAAAAACTACTTTGGTACAAAAACAAAAAGCTTTGACGATCCCTGTGATATAAACGACCAATATTGCTTTCTGCGTTTCTTTCTTGATTTAGAAGATGGTGTAACTATAAAAGTAGAGATGCTTCAAAATATGAAGAATTTGTTTGAGGTAGAAGTAAATCAAGGAATAAGTTTACTTTCAAAAAGAGACATTGGTTTGTTCAAATTAATCAGCACCTCAAACCGTTCTACCAAAAAAGACATTTATGATTTAGACTTCATAACCGATTCAATTTCATTAATCGATTTATATGAAGACTTAAAAGTCAAAACACTTAAATTCAATAAAGAAGAAGATAAAACAATATTTGATTTAAGCAAAAATAAAACCCCGATTGACAATCCCGAATTATTATTAAAATTTGACGATAATTCCGATTATTCAAAGTTTCCATCACATACAAATGATACTATACAAATCATCGAGGGAAGCAAAACTTGGATTGAAGCAAAAATAAGTTGGCGTTCAAAAGTAAGAAGATTGTACAGCCATTTAGGCAAAGATTTCCCAGGGCCAAAAGGAATAAAAATCAAATAA
- a CDS encoding RteC domain-containing protein: MKLFSESLMSELEQQLKLIHLQTQNPIDYAEQAIKCNILYLEQLKTFFIKYKRINKKEEIEFFRNIKPKFAAKLIYYNEIYALETNKPLGSLKTIDKYYKAELLKLKIYFKQNKDFYRYYRTTNDYLDKKYFIRATYDLKLMHDSLYFQIDHRFSTSHRLELHGESMRKKRGINKG, encoded by the coding sequence ATGAAATTATTCTCTGAATCCCTAATGTCTGAACTGGAGCAACAATTAAAACTGATCCATCTGCAAACTCAAAATCCAATAGACTATGCCGAGCAGGCGATAAAGTGCAACATTCTTTATCTGGAGCAACTGAAAACCTTTTTCATCAAATACAAACGAATAAACAAAAAAGAAGAAATCGAATTCTTCCGGAACATCAAACCAAAGTTTGCGGCCAAACTCATTTATTATAACGAAATCTACGCTTTGGAAACCAATAAGCCATTGGGCTCACTAAAAACAATAGATAAGTATTATAAAGCAGAACTCCTTAAATTGAAAATCTACTTCAAACAAAACAAGGACTTCTACCGCTATTACCGCACGACTAATGACTACTTGGATAAAAAATACTTTATTAGAGCCACCTACGACCTTAAACTAATGCATGACAGCCTATACTTTCAGATAGATCACCGCTTCTCAACCTCTCACCGACTCGAATTACATGGAGAATCTATGAGAAAGAAAAGAGGAATAAACAAAGGGTAA
- a CDS encoding FRG domain-containing protein — MTKTLTIRIKNFKDLLELSSLPFYWRGHSNAEWPLQTNLERQIDKTSCVPSSELRILREFKRKQHLYESSKDIVTNDFERIAKIQHHGGPTRLLDFTKSLLVASYFCTEDFDDKNDGAIWGINISNVNGAHSNPEVEKMLIELIFGQSSDLFSNYLNGKLKEQTVVFIEPFLLNHRLQVQQGLFAIPLDVNIRFIDNLNSLFGININDELSKNIIDFNHEPLNMAEDFIKFFECSVIKIIIPKEVKRAVKLNIKGFGVKTEMIYPDIDGFCKSLVSNCEDHSSTFKFE; from the coding sequence ATGACGAAAACATTAACAATAAGAATTAAGAATTTCAAAGATTTATTAGAATTATCTTCTCTTCCTTTTTATTGGAGAGGACATTCTAATGCAGAATGGCCACTTCAAACAAATCTTGAAAGACAAATTGATAAAACATCATGTGTTCCATCAAGTGAACTAAGAATTCTAAGAGAATTTAAGAGAAAGCAGCATTTGTATGAATCTTCAAAAGATATAGTAACGAATGATTTTGAGCGTATTGCTAAAATACAACATCATGGAGGTCCAACAAGACTATTAGATTTTACAAAATCGTTACTAGTTGCTTCATATTTTTGCACTGAAGATTTTGATGATAAAAATGACGGTGCAATTTGGGGCATAAATATTAGTAATGTTAATGGTGCTCATTCAAATCCAGAAGTCGAAAAAATGTTAATTGAGTTAATCTTTGGACAATCCAGCGATTTGTTTTCAAATTATTTAAATGGAAAGCTAAAAGAACAAACAGTAGTTTTTATAGAACCTTTTTTACTTAATCATCGTCTTCAAGTTCAACAAGGTCTTTTTGCTATTCCTTTGGATGTTAATATTCGATTTATTGATAATTTAAACTCTCTATTTGGTATTAATATTAATGATGAATTATCAAAAAACATAATTGATTTCAATCATGAACCATTAAACATGGCTGAGGATTTTATTAAATTTTTTGAATGTTCAGTAATCAAAATAATTATTCCAAAAGAAGTGAAAAGAGCAGTCAAACTAAACATTAAAGGGTTTGGTGTAAAAACCGAAATGATTTATCCAGACATAGATGGGTTTTGCAAAAGCTTGGTGTCAAATTGCGAAGATCATTCTTCAACTTTTAAATTCGAATAG
- a CDS encoding TaqI-like C-terminal specificity domain-containing protein, protein MVFNSESWTVLSPIELDIKKKVEIIGTPLKNWDIKIYRGILTGYNEAFIIDEKTKDELVQKSSSTDLSEIIRPILRGRDIQKYNADWQNLYLISTFPSLKVEIDNYPQIKEYLLSFDYDRLKQTGEKGARKKTSNKWFETQDQIGYWRDFDMPKIIWKRIGSAIRFSYDESKVVCLDSTCFAVGTDLKFILGFLNSTISKRELLNNAPKTGTGDVITSVQALEPLLIPKIDEYQKNQIIQLVDKCIELSGKKFINEISLIEKKIDEIFYNAYGFSDDEIKYLSTPF, encoded by the coding sequence ATCGTCTTTAATTCAGAAAGCTGGACAGTTTTAAGCCCTATTGAATTAGATATAAAGAAAAAAGTAGAAATAATAGGTACTCCGCTGAAAAATTGGGACATTAAAATTTACAGAGGAATTTTAACAGGATATAATGAAGCATTTATCATAGATGAAAAGACTAAAGATGAATTAGTACAAAAATCATCTTCAACAGATTTAAGCGAAATTATACGACCGATTTTAAGAGGCAGAGACATTCAAAAATATAACGCAGATTGGCAGAATTTATATTTAATTAGTACATTCCCAAGTTTAAAAGTTGAAATTGATAATTATCCCCAGATTAAAGAATATTTACTTTCTTTTGACTATGATAGATTAAAACAAACAGGTGAAAAAGGTGCTAGAAAGAAAACATCTAACAAATGGTTTGAAACACAAGATCAGATAGGTTATTGGAGAGATTTTGATATGCCAAAAATTATTTGGAAAAGGATAGGTTCGGCAATAAGGTTTTCTTATGATGAAAGTAAAGTTGTTTGTTTGGACAGTACTTGCTTTGCTGTCGGAACAGATTTGAAATTTATATTAGGGTTTTTAAATTCGACAATCAGTAAAAGGGAATTATTAAATAATGCTCCAAAGACAGGTACAGGCGATGTTATCACTAGTGTTCAAGCATTAGAACCTTTGTTAATACCTAAAATTGATGAGTATCAAAAAAATCAAATTATTCAATTAGTTGATAAGTGTATAGAGCTTTCAGGTAAAAAATTTATTAATGAAATTTCATTAATAGAAAAGAAAATAGATGAAATATTTTACAATGCATATGGTTTTAGTGATGATGAAATTAAGTATTTATCAACTCCTTTCTAG
- a CDS encoding Abi family protein — protein MFEKKPTTIEKQIDQLLKRGLIIKNRAIAAHHLSHISYYRLGEYWYSMQSDKEHHIFKENSKFEDVIALYCFDGELKILLFDVIEKIEISLRTKLIYHLSHEISPWWFQNFDLFNDSKALVKTLSSLEEELERTKDETIKNHYRKHKDDLRFPPAWKSLEQTSFGALSKLYGNLKHNVRSKDIIAKEYGVVNHTYLPSWLQSIAQIRNYCAHHSRLWNRNLPGNPKLLRTPPNPWIVDVPKQHEFLNLCFFDKKLNSLKTNLYTHSS, from the coding sequence ATGTTTGAGAAAAAACCGACAACCATTGAGAAGCAAATAGATCAATTACTTAAAAGGGGACTAATTATAAAGAATAGAGCCATAGCGGCTCACCATCTTTCACATATTAGCTATTATCGATTGGGAGAGTACTGGTATTCTATGCAATCTGATAAAGAACATCATATTTTTAAAGAAAACAGTAAGTTTGAAGATGTTATCGCTTTATATTGCTTTGATGGTGAGCTAAAAATACTTTTGTTTGACGTTATTGAAAAAATTGAAATAAGCTTACGTACAAAACTTATTTACCATTTGTCGCATGAGATAAGCCCATGGTGGTTCCAAAATTTTGATTTGTTTAATGACAGTAAAGCTCTAGTGAAGACTTTATCCAGTCTTGAGGAAGAGCTTGAACGCACCAAAGATGAAACTATAAAGAATCATTACAGAAAACATAAGGATGATTTACGTTTTCCTCCTGCTTGGAAATCTTTAGAGCAGACTAGTTTTGGTGCTTTGTCTAAATTATATGGCAACCTTAAACACAATGTTAGGTCTAAAGACATTATTGCTAAAGAATATGGGGTAGTCAATCACACCTATTTGCCAAGTTGGCTGCAGTCAATTGCTCAGATACGAAATTATTGCGCTCACCATTCTCGCTTGTGGAACAGGAACTTACCCGGAAACCCTAAATTATTGAGGACACCGCCAAACCCATGGATAGTTGATGTGCCAAAACAGCATGAATTTCTAAACCTTTGCTTTTTTGACAAAAAATTAAATTCTCTAAAAACAAATCTTTATACTCATTCCTCGTAA
- a CDS encoding HipA family kinase, translated as MIDIAKVKTELLLEETKTSGHAPLKFICNDGHLYYCKYLVDFDPNEINCLAYEIVSHYLLKSLNIPTPDIALVQVSEGTLDKSKIIKNRRLRVNHICFGSKGIDPSEEINEFESCRSKRDYNRILNPADVIKIALFDLWINNVDRGRFINPGFNYNLLAVHFGNKRKIVAFDHAFVFGGVQQIGVFNSKMPFENQGKFHQSDFYKSFIRFMAEEEIIEIVDNFIPLLKISHKEVIDTVVFQLTDIWKLTPNLGDRIQEYLFCEERIEKVKAVILKSKSIY; from the coding sequence ATGATTGATATTGCAAAAGTTAAAACAGAACTTTTATTAGAAGAGACAAAAACAAGCGGTCATGCACCTTTGAAGTTTATATGCAACGATGGCCATCTATATTACTGCAAATATTTAGTCGATTTTGATCCAAATGAAATTAACTGCCTTGCGTATGAAATAGTCTCCCATTATCTATTGAAATCCTTAAATATCCCCACTCCAGATATTGCTTTAGTTCAAGTTTCCGAGGGGACTTTGGATAAAAGTAAAATCATAAAAAACAGACGACTTCGTGTAAACCATATTTGCTTTGGCTCTAAAGGGATCGATCCTTCAGAAGAAATTAACGAATTTGAAAGCTGTAGAAGCAAAAGAGATTATAATCGAATTTTAAATCCAGCAGATGTTATCAAAATTGCCCTTTTTGATTTATGGATTAATAATGTGGATAGAGGACGATTTATCAACCCCGGATTTAATTACAATCTTTTGGCTGTTCACTTTGGTAATAAACGTAAAATAGTGGCATTTGATCATGCGTTTGTTTTTGGTGGAGTCCAACAAATAGGCGTTTTTAATTCAAAAATGCCCTTCGAAAATCAGGGTAAATTCCATCAATCGGATTTTTACAAGAGCTTTATCCGCTTTATGGCTGAAGAAGAAATAATTGAAATTGTTGATAATTTCATACCTTTGTTGAAAATTTCCCATAAAGAGGTTATTGATACTGTTGTTTTTCAATTAACTGATATATGGAAATTAACGCCTAATTTAGGGGACCGAATACAAGAATATTTGTTTTGTGAAGAACGAATTGAAAAAGTAAAAGCGGTTATATTGAAAAGTAAATCCATTTATTAA
- a CDS encoding master DNA invertase Mpi family serine-type recombinase — MTYGYIRVSTDRQTTQNQKFEIKNYAKERSIVIDEWIEETISATKKLEQRKFGHLLNRMKKGDVLIVSELSRMGRNLMQIMKILHDCMEKDIQVFTIKERYELGNNINSKVLAFAFGLSAEIERNLISQRTKEALARKKAEGVILGRPIGSKSSTLKLTGKEEEIKKLLKKKISYSGIGRILGAHRLTVSSFVKDNRLLN; from the coding sequence ATGACCTATGGCTACATTCGCGTAAGTACAGACAGACAAACTACGCAAAATCAAAAATTTGAAATCAAAAATTACGCAAAGGAAAGAAGCATAGTAATTGATGAATGGATTGAAGAAACCATTAGTGCTACCAAGAAATTGGAGCAGAGAAAGTTCGGACATTTACTAAACAGAATGAAAAAGGGAGATGTGCTTATTGTATCAGAACTTTCGAGGATGGGAAGAAATCTAATGCAGATAATGAAAATTCTTCATGATTGTATGGAAAAAGATATACAGGTTTTTACAATAAAAGAGCGTTATGAACTAGGGAACAATATTAATTCTAAAGTTTTGGCCTTTGCCTTTGGTTTATCAGCTGAAATAGAACGTAATTTAATTTCGCAAAGAACAAAAGAAGCTTTGGCTAGAAAAAAAGCAGAAGGTGTAATTTTAGGTAGACCAATAGGTAGTAAATCCAGTACATTGAAACTTACAGGTAAGGAGGAAGAAATAAAGAAGCTATTGAAAAAAAAAATATCTTATAGTGGTATTGGTAGAATTTTGGGTGCACATAGGTTAACAGTATCGAGTTTTGTGAAGGATAATCGATTGTTAAATTGA
- a CDS encoding CatB-related O-acetyltransferase, with amino-acid sequence MTGPNKDIKFPLDNYDRLCFLKNVIKNPNIIVGDFTYYDDFENVDNFEKNVKYHFDFVGDKLIIGKFCMISSDVKFIMNGANHLTNALTTYPFAIFGNGWENAMDNKSYPQKGDINIGNDVWIGYNATIMAGVTIGDGAIIATNSTVIKDVEPYSIVGGNPAKEIKKRFSEETISKLLELKWWNWDIERITKNIQNLTDNKIDKLTE; translated from the coding sequence ATGACAGGACCAAATAAAGATATTAAATTCCCACTTGACAATTATGACAGACTTTGCTTTTTGAAGAATGTTATTAAAAATCCAAATATAATTGTAGGCGACTTTACGTATTATGACGATTTTGAGAATGTTGACAACTTTGAAAAAAATGTAAAATACCATTTTGACTTTGTCGGCGACAAATTAATAATCGGAAAGTTTTGTATGATTTCTTCTGACGTGAAATTTATAATGAATGGTGCAAATCATTTGACAAATGCTCTGACAACTTATCCGTTTGCGATTTTTGGAAACGGTTGGGAAAACGCAATGGACAATAAATCTTACCCACAAAAAGGTGACATAAATATTGGTAATGACGTTTGGATTGGCTACAATGCAACAATAATGGCAGGAGTAACAATTGGAGATGGAGCAATTATTGCGACAAATTCGACAGTTATAAAAGATGTTGAACCTTATTCGATTGTCGGAGGAAATCCTGCTAAGGAAATTAAAAAGCGATTTTCCGAAGAAACAATTTCAAAATTATTAGAACTAAAATGGTGGAATTGGGACATTGAAAGAATAACAAAAAACATTCAAAACTTGACAGACAACAAAATTGACAAATTAACCGAATAA
- a CDS encoding virulence RhuM family protein, with protein MSDLMPNNNNFILYTAPNGNVKIEAYLQDETIWLTQQKMADVFGVTKSTISEHLSNIYESSELEKEATVRKFRTVQIEGEREVTRNLEYYNLDAIISVGYRVNSSKATQFRIWATKVLKEYIIKGFAMDDDRLKQGTTAFSKDYFKELLERVRSIRASERRIYQQVTDIFAECSIDYDPKDEITKSFYAMVQNKFHFAITGKTAAEIIYLKADSSKPQMGLTTFKNAPEGRILKSDTAIAKNYLEEKEIKQLERTVSGYFDYIENLIERQNSFTMEGLAESVNKFLNFNEYKVLEGFGKISHQQAINKAAKEYDTFNKTQKINSDFDKQIQALNLKNKKK; from the coding sequence ATGAGTGATTTAATGCCAAATAACAATAACTTCATTCTATACACCGCTCCAAACGGCAATGTAAAAATTGAAGCCTACCTACAAGATGAAACCATTTGGCTGACCCAACAAAAAATGGCAGATGTTTTTGGCGTAACCAAATCAACTATTAGTGAACACCTTAGCAACATTTACGAGAGTAGCGAATTAGAAAAAGAGGCAACCGTTCGGAAATTCCGAACAGTTCAAATCGAAGGCGAACGCGAAGTAACTCGTAATTTAGAATACTATAATCTCGATGCCATCATTTCGGTTGGTTACCGTGTCAATTCTTCCAAAGCAACCCAGTTTCGTATTTGGGCTACTAAAGTTTTAAAAGAATACATCATCAAAGGTTTTGCTATGGATGATGATAGATTAAAACAAGGCACCACAGCCTTTAGCAAAGACTATTTCAAAGAATTGCTCGAAAGAGTTCGCTCTATCCGTGCCAGTGAACGTAGAATTTACCAACAAGTTACCGATATTTTTGCCGAGTGTAGTATTGATTACGACCCAAAAGATGAAATCACCAAAAGCTTCTATGCTATGGTGCAAAACAAATTCCATTTTGCCATTACAGGTAAAACCGCTGCCGAAATCATTTACCTAAAAGCCGACAGTTCCAAACCACAAATGGGATTAACCACTTTTAAAAACGCTCCCGAGGGTAGAATTTTGAAATCCGATACGGCTATTGCTAAAAATTACCTCGAAGAAAAAGAAATAAAACAACTGGAACGTACCGTATCGGGCTATTTCGACTATATCGAAAACCTAATCGAACGCCAAAACTCCTTCACCATGGAAGGCTTAGCAGAAAGTGTAAACAAATTTTTAAACTTCAACGAATACAAAGTTCTAGAAGGCTTCGGTAAAATATCACACCAGCAAGCGATTAATAAAGCAGCCAAAGAATACGATACCTTCAACAAAACGCAAAAAATAAACTCCGACTTTGATAAGCAAATCCAAGCATTGAATCTGAAAAATAAAAAGAAATAG
- a CDS encoding DUF7149 domain-containing protein: MNTTLLEPRKAINKAFLKIKPSRSFIEIFKSNLIQLLDRINEKESEEFHKNLVTAFLKKTYYEPNYFVNTKGRNDLVIHNGREPGSFVGVIIEAKSPVNKSEMISIANPNKKALHELVYYYMRERITHQNTELKNLVVTNIYEWFIFDAQLFNKLFAENKGFVKQFTDFENKRASGSSTDYFYNEIAAPFIASLAATIEYTHFDIRSYDKPLRNADKNDDKQLIALYKLLSPEHLLKLSFANDSNSLDKNFYTELLHIIGLTETKEGGKKLIQRNKKDKRFSGSLLENVILQLDSMDKLSRVENPKQYGNNSEERLFSIALELTITWVNRILFLKLLEAQLISYQKGNRDYSFLNSQRIKDYDVLNTLFFQVLAKKNNERNDDVQQFDKVPYLNSSLFEMTDMEHQMFPISQLEDNKTLPLLNSTVIKDSLGKKRTGELNALHYFFSFLDSYDFASEGSEDIQEDNKTLINASVLGLIFEKINGYKDGSFFTPGFITMYMCRETIRRSVVQKFNEIKGWDCTSFLELQNKKYDIEEANTIINSLKICDPAVGSGHFLVSALNEIISIKSKLEILRDKEGRLLKNYQIIIENDELMIFDDRDGSFFQYNPLSEESRRVQETLFNEKQTIIENCLFGVDLNPNSVKICRLRLWIELLKNAYYRSNTNELETLPNIDINIKCGNSLISRFDLDTNLKEALKKSKLSIEIYKNAVDTYRNADSKEQKKEMETLIGEIKTNFRSEINSNDPKLIKLYKLKGEHLILTSQTGLFELSKKEESARNKKIKIVLADISKLVFEIEEIKSNKIFENAFEWRFEFPDILNSDGDFEGFDTVIGNPPYIQLQKLGEESNALQKMGFETYTKMGDIYSLFYELGFNILKKNGMLTFITSNKWMRAGYGESLRKYFVEKANPEILIDFGGVQVFDTATVDTNILIAKKSIYDGKTNACILEKDYSINNMSDYFSQKFSIIDFKSTSWIVLSIIEQEIKRKIENIGIPLKDWDIKINYGIKTGYNEAFIIEEEVRNELIAKSPNCDEIIRPILRGRDIQKYSADWQNLYLINSHNGIKELKIKNIDIINHYPAVFEHLKKYCPQIENRFDKGNHWTNLRNCAYIEEFDQPKIIYPNMTKYLPFIYDTKGYFVNDKGFIITGKNIEFLTAFFNSSLFKFCFRDNFPELQGGTRELRKIFFDKIPVIKVNDECNQTFKNIIIEIEKLKKENISTISLEKEIDYMIFRLYNLTEHEINKIGYISIS, translated from the coding sequence ATGAATACTACACTTCTTGAACCAAGAAAAGCTATTAATAAAGCTTTTTTGAAAATTAAACCTAGCAGAAGCTTTATAGAGATATTTAAAAGCAATCTTATTCAGTTGCTAGACAGAATTAATGAAAAAGAATCTGAAGAATTTCATAAGAATCTGGTTACGGCGTTTCTGAAGAAAACGTATTATGAACCTAACTATTTTGTAAATACTAAAGGGCGTAATGATTTAGTAATTCATAATGGAAGAGAGCCTGGAAGTTTTGTAGGCGTAATTATTGAGGCAAAAAGTCCAGTAAATAAATCAGAAATGATTTCGATTGCCAATCCGAATAAAAAAGCATTACATGAATTGGTATATTACTACATGAGAGAAAGGATAACGCATCAAAATACAGAATTAAAAAATCTTGTGGTTACTAATATTTATGAATGGTTTATTTTTGATGCACAACTCTTTAACAAGCTTTTTGCAGAAAATAAAGGATTTGTAAAGCAGTTTACTGATTTTGAAAATAAGAGAGCATCAGGGAGTAGTACCGATTATTTTTATAATGAAATCGCAGCACCGTTTATTGCTTCATTGGCGGCGACTATAGAGTATACCCATTTTGATATCCGTAGTTATGATAAACCACTGCGGAACGCTGACAAAAATGATGATAAGCAATTAATTGCATTGTATAAATTATTGTCACCAGAGCATTTACTTAAACTTTCGTTTGCGAACGACAGTAATAGTCTTGATAAGAATTTTTATACAGAGTTACTACATATTATTGGTTTAACAGAAACTAAAGAAGGAGGGAAAAAGCTGATTCAACGGAATAAAAAAGATAAACGTTTTTCTGGTTCTTTACTGGAAAATGTCATATTACAGTTGGATAGTATGGATAAATTATCACGTGTTGAAAATCCAAAACAGTATGGGAATAACAGCGAAGAACGTCTTTTTTCTATTGCATTGGAACTTACTATTACATGGGTAAATAGAATCTTATTTTTAAAACTCCTTGAAGCTCAGTTGATATCTTATCAGAAAGGCAACCGCGATTATTCTTTTTTAAATTCACAAAGGATTAAAGACTATGATGTTCTGAATACATTATTTTTTCAGGTTTTAGCGAAAAAGAATAATGAACGAAATGATGATGTACAGCAGTTTGATAAAGTTCCCTATCTGAATAGCTCCCTTTTTGAAATGACAGATATGGAGCATCAAATGTTTCCGATATCTCAATTGGAAGATAATAAAACTTTACCTTTATTAAATTCGACAGTAATTAAAGATTCACTTGGAAAGAAGCGAACAGGAGAATTGAACGCTTTGCATTATTTTTTCTCATTTCTTGATTCTTATGATTTTGCAAGTGAAGGATCCGAAGATATTCAAGAGGATAATAAAACCTTAATTAATGCTTCGGTTCTTGGATTAATTTTTGAAAAAATAAATGGTTATAAGGATGGTTCTTTCTTTACCCCGGGTTTTATTACCATGTATATGTGTAGAGAGACTATTCGTCGATCAGTTGTTCAAAAGTTTAATGAAATTAAAGGTTGGGATTGTACTAGCTTTCTTGAATTACAAAATAAAAAGTATGATATAGAGGAGGCCAATACTATTATAAACAGTTTAAAGATTTGTGACCCAGCTGTTGGTTCTGGGCATTTTTTAGTATCTGCTTTAAATGAAATTATTTCTATTAAAAGCAAACTTGAGATATTACGTGATAAGGAAGGTAGACTTTTGAAAAATTATCAAATAATTATCGAGAACGATGAATTAATGATTTTTGATGATCGTGATGGAAGCTTTTTTCAGTATAATCCATTAAGTGAAGAAAGCAGAAGAGTACAAGAAACTTTGTTTAATGAAAAGCAAACTATTATTGAGAACTGTTTGTTTGGTGTTGATCTTAATCCCAATTCTGTAAAAATATGTCGTTTACGTTTATGGATTGAATTACTTAAAAATGCATATTACAGATCAAATACAAATGAATTAGAAACACTTCCTAATATTGATATCAATATAAAATGTGGCAATTCATTAATAAGTCGTTTTGATCTAGATACAAATCTTAAAGAAGCTTTAAAGAAAAGTAAACTTTCTATTGAAATTTATAAAAATGCAGTTGATACTTATCGAAATGCCGATAGTAAAGAGCAGAAAAAAGAAATGGAAACTTTAATTGGAGAGATAAAAACCAATTTTAGAAGTGAAATTAATTCTAACGACCCCAAATTAATTAAACTCTATAAACTTAAAGGCGAGCATTTGATACTTACTTCGCAGACAGGTTTATTTGAACTTAGCAAAAAAGAAGAATCTGCAAGAAACAAAAAAATAAAAATAGTTTTAGCAGACATTTCGAAATTAGTTTTTGAGATTGAAGAAATAAAAAGTAATAAGATATTTGAAAATGCTTTCGAGTGGCGTTTTGAATTTCCTGATATTTTAAATAGCGATGGTGATTTTGAAGGGTTTGACACAGTAATTGGAAATCCACCCTATATTCAGCTGCAAAAATTAGGCGAAGAAAGCAATGCGTTACAAAAAATGGGTTTTGAAACATATACTAAAATGGGCGACATATATAGCCTTTTTTATGAATTAGGTTTTAATATTTTGAAAAAGAATGGAATGCTAACTTTCATAACTTCTAATAAGTGGATGAGAGCCGGATATGGTGAAAGTCTTAGGAAATATTTCGTTGAAAAAGCAAATCCTGAAATTTTAATTGACTTCGGTGGTGTACAAGTTTTTGATACTGCAACTGTTGATACTAATATTTTAATTGCTAAAAAATCAATTTATGATGGTAAAACAAATGCTTGTATTTTGGAGAAAGATTATAGCATAAATAATATGAGCGATTATTTTAGTCAAAAATTCAGTATAATAGATTTTAAATCAACAAGTTGGATCGTACTCAGTATTATTGAGCAGGAAATAAAGAGAAAAATAGAAAATATCGGTATTCCTTTAAAAGATTGGGATATTAAAATAAACTATGGAATCAAAACTGGATACAATGAGGCCTTCATTATTGAAGAAGAAGTTAGAAATGAATTGATTGCTAAATCGCCTAATTGTGATGAAATTATACGACCGATTTTAAGAGGCAGAGACATTCAAAAATATAGTGCAGATTGGCAGAATTTATACTTGATTAACTCTCACAATGGAATTAAGGAATTAAAAATTAAAAACATAGATATTATTAATCACTATCCCGCTGTTTTTGAACATCTTAAAAAGTACTGCCCTCAAATTGAAAATAGATTTGATAAAGGTAATCATTGGACAAACTTAAGAAATTGTGCATATATTGAAGAATTCGATCAACCAAAAATTATTTACCCTAATATGACAAAATACTTACCTTTCATTTATGATACTAAAGGCTATTTTGTTAACGATAAGGGATTTATAATTACAGGCAAAAACATTGAATTTTTAACTGCTTTTTTCAATTCAAGCTTATTTAAGTTCTGCTTTCGCGATAATTTCCCTGAATTACAAGGAGGAACTCGCGAGTTAAGAAAGATTTTCTTCGACAAAATTCCAGTAATAAAAGTTAATGATGAATGTAATCAAACTTTTAAAAATATAATTATAGAAATTGAAAAACTAAAAAAAGAAAATATTTCTACCATTTCCTTAGAAAAAGAAATAGATTATATGATCTTTAGATTATATAATCTAACCGAACACGAAATTAACAAAATAGGCTACATTTCAATTAGCTAG